One Lysobacter enzymogenes DNA segment encodes these proteins:
- a CDS encoding DUF1993 domain-containing protein encodes MSLSLYDISVPAFQRGLDVLSHLLDQGIAHARAQGQDPERLLAGRLAPDMYTLVGQVQSASDAAKFGAARLAGIAPPSFADTETTLDELRERIAKTQEFLRTVTPQSMDGQEEREIVIRPGGRELRFVARDYIRGFVLPNFYFHLTTAYGILRHLGVPLGKMDYLRGAA; translated from the coding sequence ATGAGCCTTTCGCTCTACGACATCAGCGTGCCCGCGTTCCAGCGCGGCCTCGACGTGCTTTCGCATCTGCTCGACCAGGGCATCGCCCATGCCCGCGCCCAGGGCCAGGACCCCGAGCGATTGCTGGCCGGGCGGCTGGCGCCGGACATGTACACCCTGGTCGGCCAGGTCCAGTCGGCCAGCGACGCGGCCAAGTTCGGTGCCGCGCGCCTGGCCGGCATCGCGCCGCCGAGCTTTGCCGACACCGAGACCACCCTGGACGAGCTGCGCGAGCGCATCGCCAAGACCCAGGAATTCCTGCGCACGGTGACCCCGCAGAGCATGGACGGCCAGGAAGAGCGCGAGATCGTGATCCGTCCCGGCGGCCGCGAACTGCGCTTCGTCGCCCGCGACTACATCCGCGGTTTCGTCCTGCCGAACTTCTATTTCCACCTCACCACCGCCTACGGCATCCTGCGCCACCTCGGCGTGCCGCTGGGCAAGATGGACTACCTGCGCGGCGCGGCCTGA